In Aquimarina sp. TRL1, a single window of DNA contains:
- the tssD gene encoding type VI secretion system tube protein TssD: MTIQGKLLLEGEAYTIINYTTEITQQCDYNGRPFSKPNWKIHDIVLRTNKRNDHFFEWAVTPLMTKHCEIIFSSADGISRSSTYKLFDVHCLFYNLEFDANNTSSILYRLKLSAATTFFNGVLMLTKPWAKTDPHVTTTKKITEEEEAALIDYYLTDETNKRLTSAEIGDTVYLTIQTKNLIGELLSIDLHNPNVDFKYEGKLVENDVLKNIQVQAAIQRIALEVLPESSDIETQQMVF, translated from the coding sequence ATGACTATACAGGGCAAACTTCTCCTGGAGGGAGAAGCGTATACGATCATTAACTACACTACAGAAATAACCCAGCAATGCGACTATAACGGGCGACCATTTTCTAAACCAAACTGGAAAATACACGATATAGTACTACGAACTAATAAACGCAATGATCATTTTTTTGAATGGGCAGTTACTCCATTAATGACGAAACATTGTGAAATTATATTTTCTTCTGCGGACGGAATAAGCAGAAGCAGTACTTATAAATTATTCGATGTGCATTGTTTATTTTATAATTTGGAATTCGATGCCAATAACACCTCTTCTATTTTATATCGCTTAAAGTTATCAGCTGCCACTACTTTCTTTAATGGAGTGCTTATGCTGACAAAACCTTGGGCTAAAACAGACCCGCATGTAACTACTACGAAAAAAATTACAGAAGAGGAAGAGGCAGCTTTAATAGACTACTATCTGACAGATGAAACAAACAAACGCTTAACGAGTGCAGAGATAGGCGATACGGTGTATTTAACCATCCAAACTAAGAATCTTATAGGCGAACTCCTTTCTATTGATTTACACAATCCTAATGTTGATTTCAAGTATGAGGGAAAATTAGTAGAAAATGATGTTCTAAAAAACATTCAGGTGCAAGCAGCAATACAGAGGATAGCTTTGGAAGTATTGCCAGAGAGTAGTGATATAGAAACGCAACAAATGGTATTTTGA
- a CDS encoding tetratricopeptide repeat protein: MNKEIIKIFEVNTDAIATNRGFYYQYLVVLKKWINNYINNKDLATATEVDDDIKEIGEELIFTQVKCYTSSFSLHSTEVKKALFNFYLLYLKHLNLNEKTSFHFTTNTKISTKEKLLLRWVQEHPLRDGELLTLCTNKIETILSKEFKIRKNKLLSKVVTSDKKDEVKIAYESIIEEINSNSTESFVKSINWDFKSKLPEDAIDSITNEIYELLENSKFGKIPRHLLFSSLLSEIYRASQRKVKADRFLTNDFIDQILSRTNDEITELIDKRFTKLLNIEIESLKLSVNEIRKTQDLQFEEIKTLKENLKSKRDIEIKELNILPDFSSIEVFDWDNFLDEVSLSLNDKKTLSISAPGGMGKTTFGKKFLSAYYEKYNHIIWLGVEGSIQSSFILDSALRQNLQEIKAANNENDSEVFKLILSKLNALDGINLLILDIQNSVNEISELQNLGLSKNWEKLILTRTNLKTIPNTKLPKITFSNLKKIYLKNCTAESSDELLKKLFSLVGYNILVVELIAKTIHNSFDLTLESFLESYSEQSLNQTKFKIDIDIASEDEPIKIFSYLLEKFSLPNLKSNEKNYLDFLALLPSNNIIIEDLILINGKDFYEKNKVEIINILNSLDKKGILVVSEDRKKFDIHKIIREVIIYKQREGISPFISNMFSINWLIRRIEEGYNEPQNSFRFLRYAESILDSIKEEYRQSIYQPLLLLENEFLYAKRFYTGAKSNLNKLIDLANRASKYTPLNKNNLGVIYNNLGLCYAENDEKDLAILYFEKALESYVDNDKSISGYRIVTLNNLSNIYLLDNDLPKMAENFKKVQKIRKQYQLYDDQQLSIEYRILSKSYSLVGDYEKAIKFLREGIKLHESLNKNQRNDFYLAAYHNELSNLFLTTDEFIKAIDHQEKGIKILEDMGLNNSSYLLTMYEISRNLYRYLNLEEKETLMKEKIKLFKAYES, from the coding sequence ATGAATAAAGAAATTATTAAAATATTTGAAGTAAATACAGATGCGATTGCTACTAATCGCGGTTTCTATTATCAATATTTAGTTGTATTAAAAAAGTGGATTAATAATTATATAAACAATAAAGATCTTGCCACGGCTACAGAAGTTGACGACGATATTAAAGAGATAGGAGAAGAACTTATTTTTACTCAAGTTAAGTGTTATACTTCTTCATTTAGTTTACATTCTACAGAAGTAAAAAAAGCATTATTTAACTTTTACTTATTGTATTTGAAACATTTAAATTTAAATGAAAAAACATCATTTCATTTTACTACCAACACAAAAATATCTACTAAAGAAAAACTTTTATTGAGATGGGTTCAAGAACATCCTTTAAGGGATGGTGAACTTCTTACACTTTGCACTAATAAAATTGAGACTATTCTTAGTAAGGAATTCAAAATAAGAAAGAACAAACTACTTTCAAAAGTAGTTACTAGTGATAAAAAAGACGAAGTTAAAATTGCTTATGAATCAATAATTGAAGAAATAAATAGTAATAGCACCGAATCATTTGTAAAAAGTATCAATTGGGATTTTAAAAGCAAACTTCCAGAAGACGCTATTGACTCAATTACAAACGAAATTTATGAGCTGCTTGAAAATTCAAAATTTGGAAAAATTCCAAGACACTTATTATTTAGTTCTTTATTGTCAGAAATTTATCGAGCGTCTCAAAGAAAGGTTAAGGCTGACAGATTTTTGACTAACGATTTTATTGATCAAATTCTAAGTCGTACAAATGATGAAATTACCGAACTAATAGATAAAAGATTTACCAAACTTCTAAATATTGAAATAGAGTCTTTAAAATTAAGTGTCAATGAAATACGCAAAACACAAGACCTTCAATTTGAGGAAATAAAAACTTTAAAAGAGAATCTTAAATCAAAAAGAGATATTGAAATCAAAGAATTAAATATTCTTCCAGATTTTTCATCTATTGAGGTTTTTGATTGGGATAACTTTTTAGATGAGGTTAGCTTAAGTCTAAATGATAAAAAAACACTCTCAATTAGCGCTCCTGGAGGTATGGGGAAAACTACTTTTGGTAAGAAGTTTTTGTCAGCATATTATGAAAAATATAATCACATTATATGGCTTGGTGTTGAAGGTTCTATTCAATCTTCATTCATATTAGATAGCGCTTTAAGACAGAATTTGCAAGAAATAAAGGCAGCTAATAATGAAAATGATAGCGAGGTTTTTAAACTCATTTTGAGCAAACTAAATGCATTAGATGGAATTAATTTGCTCATTCTAGATATCCAAAATTCAGTGAATGAGATAAGTGAACTTCAAAACTTAGGACTTTCTAAAAATTGGGAAAAACTCATATTAACTCGCACTAACCTTAAGACAATTCCCAATACAAAGCTACCTAAGATTACTTTTTCTAATTTGAAGAAAATATATTTGAAGAATTGCACAGCAGAATCAAGTGATGAATTGCTGAAAAAGTTATTTAGCCTAGTGGGTTATAATATTTTAGTCGTAGAATTAATAGCTAAAACAATCCACAATAGTTTTGATTTAACTCTAGAATCTTTTTTAGAATCATATTCGGAACAAAGCCTAAATCAAACAAAATTTAAGATAGATATAGATATTGCTAGTGAAGACGAGCCTATTAAAATATTTAGTTATTTATTAGAAAAATTTAGTTTGCCGAATCTTAAAAGTAATGAGAAAAATTATCTTGACTTTTTAGCACTTCTACCTTCAAACAATATAATAATTGAGGATTTAATTCTAATTAACGGTAAAGATTTTTACGAAAAGAATAAAGTTGAAATAATTAACATACTTAATTCACTAGATAAAAAAGGAATTTTGGTCGTAAGTGAGGATAGAAAAAAGTTTGATATTCACAAGATTATAAGGGAAGTAATTATCTATAAACAAAGAGAAGGAATAAGTCCATTTATTTCAAATATGTTTTCCATCAATTGGCTTATCAGGAGAATTGAAGAGGGTTACAATGAGCCTCAAAACTCTTTCAGATTTTTAAGATATGCTGAATCTATTCTTGATTCTATAAAAGAGGAATATAGGCAAAGTATATATCAACCTCTTTTGTTGTTAGAGAACGAATTTCTTTATGCTAAACGCTTTTATACAGGGGCAAAGAGCAACTTAAATAAGTTGATCGATTTAGCAAATAGGGCATCAAAATATACACCTTTAAATAAAAACAACTTAGGAGTAATTTATAATAACTTAGGACTTTGTTATGCAGAAAATGATGAAAAAGATTTGGCTATTTTATATTTTGAAAAAGCGCTAGAATCTTATGTTGATAATGATAAAAGCATTTCAGGATATAGAATAGTTACCTTAAATAACTTATCAAATATCTATCTCCTTGACAATGATTTACCAAAAATGGCTGAGAATTTTAAAAAAGTTCAAAAAATAAGAAAGCAGTACCAGCTTTATGACGATCAACAATTAAGCATAGAATATCGAATATTATCAAAATCATATTCACTTGTAGGCGATTATGAAAAAGCTATTAAATTTTTAAGGGAGGGGATAAAATTACATGAGTCTTTAAATAAAAACCAACGAAATGATTTCTATTTAGCTGCTTACCATAATGAATTGTCTAATTTATTCCTTACGACAGATGAATTTATTAAAGCAATAGACCACCAAGAAAAAGGAATTAAAATTTTAGAAGATATGGGATTAAATAATAGTAGCTATTTACTTACAATGTATGAGATTTCTAGAAATTTATATAGATACCTAAATTTAGAAGAAAAAGAAACTCTAATGAAAGAAAAGATTAAACTATTTAAGGCTTACGAGTCTTAA
- a CDS encoding DDE-type integrase/transposase/recombinase, translating into MDTYHARKSWDTSIKHLARHGILKDILTPEQIATIPRSNIARWKQEKENKYALCEINTIVKQEIELIKRINQSSKIKKINEAYFKINDTFHQIIFKIKGLKSLIKKHKDSVVNVIEEVKHDIPIDKALKVFNINRSTYQNYKTILIHTCNASYFNWCTKRFSNQLLKSEVETIKKYMLHQQYKQWSKASVYLKAIRDGNLQCAITTFYKYCQLLGFKNKVQKRKSVHYNPVKTSKTNQIWCADVTIFKTKDLTKHYIHFLMDHYSKYILGYKVCKKPASSAIKELLENACKQYTPEKIRFLTDGGSENANLLVTKFIDNSKIPINHIIAQKDIIFSNSMVEALNKVIKHQFLYAKKINNSKQLSEALEEAVLVYNTIRPQMSLKGNTPGETWNGVPIDFSKYNASLDTHKAYRRQQNKRNSCKIMCS; encoded by the coding sequence ATGGATACATATCATGCCCGAAAAAGTTGGGATACCTCTATAAAACACCTTGCAAGGCATGGAATTCTGAAAGACATATTAACCCCTGAACAAATAGCTACTATCCCCCGTTCAAATATAGCTCGCTGGAAACAGGAGAAAGAAAATAAATATGCCCTCTGTGAAATAAATACCATTGTAAAACAAGAAATAGAATTAATAAAGCGTATTAATCAATCTTCTAAGATTAAGAAAATCAATGAAGCTTATTTCAAAATAAACGATACGTTTCATCAAATCATTTTTAAAATAAAAGGACTGAAAAGCCTTATCAAAAAACATAAAGATAGTGTCGTAAATGTTATTGAAGAGGTTAAACATGATATCCCTATAGACAAAGCTCTAAAAGTATTTAACATCAATAGAAGCACTTACCAGAATTACAAAACAATTCTTATTCATACATGTAATGCTTCTTATTTTAATTGGTGTACTAAACGGTTCTCTAATCAGCTTTTAAAATCAGAAGTCGAAACAATAAAAAAATATATGCTGCATCAGCAATATAAGCAATGGTCTAAAGCTTCCGTTTATTTAAAGGCTATACGTGATGGAAATTTACAGTGTGCTATAACTACATTCTACAAGTATTGTCAATTACTTGGCTTTAAAAACAAGGTTCAGAAAAGAAAATCAGTGCATTACAACCCTGTTAAAACATCCAAAACCAATCAAATCTGGTGTGCAGATGTCACTATTTTTAAAACCAAGGATCTAACAAAGCATTATATTCATTTCTTAATGGATCATTACTCCAAATACATTCTTGGTTACAAAGTATGCAAAAAACCAGCTTCTAGTGCTATAAAAGAGCTATTAGAAAATGCCTGTAAGCAATATACTCCTGAAAAGATACGCTTCCTAACCGATGGAGGAAGTGAAAATGCAAACCTATTAGTGACTAAATTTATTGATAATTCTAAAATCCCTATTAACCATATTATAGCACAAAAAGACATCATTTTTTCTAATTCTATGGTAGAGGCACTAAACAAAGTAATCAAACATCAATTTCTGTATGCAAAAAAAATCAATAACAGTAAACAACTCTCTGAAGCTTTAGAAGAAGCTGTTTTAGTATATAATACGATACGACCACAAATGAGTTTGAAAGGAAATACTCCTGGTGAAACATGGAATGGGGTTCCTATTGATTTTTCAAAATATAACGCTAGCCTTGATACACATAAAGCCTATAGAAGACAACAAAACAAAAGAAATTCTTGTAAAATAATGTGTAGCTAA
- a CDS encoding ATP-dependent RecD-like DNA helicase produces MQDKLEFSKEAINIIECVNNTNENLFITGKAGTGKSTLLKYIQKNDSSIIVLAPTGIAAINVNGETIHSFFKLKPGYEFDEAMHVRINNNMISQYAAIHTIIIDEISMVRADILDAVDIFLQRIRNTSEPFGGIRMIFFGDLFQLPPVILNNEREKFLQKYKTPYFFSAHSFIQKDLFTSPFIQKTLELKTIYRQKDLLFIDILNAVRENKTNDSHLSLLNQQVKTSIEDENSNFQISLVPTNAIANSINFQKLQTLNTSEISFFAHHTGNIENLKPNDFEVKLKIGAQVMFLNNDPKKRWMNGTIGNVTNIASTIDEETNENYQFVEVELENGNITEVLPFTWEISKYRFKRGRFVREEIGTFTQIPIKLAWAITIHKSQGKTFNKVKIDLGTGSFAHGQTYVALSRCKTLSNITLTRPILKSDIIIDEPVIEFIKN; encoded by the coding sequence ATGCAGGATAAATTAGAGTTTTCAAAAGAAGCAATAAATATAATTGAATGTGTTAATAACACAAATGAAAACCTATTCATCACAGGTAAAGCAGGAACAGGAAAATCTACACTATTAAAATATATACAAAAGAATGACTCTAGTATTATTGTATTAGCTCCAACAGGAATTGCAGCAATTAATGTAAATGGAGAAACGATACATTCTTTTTTTAAATTAAAACCAGGTTATGAGTTTGATGAGGCTATGCACGTTCGTATAAATAATAATATGATTAGTCAATATGCAGCTATTCATACTATAATAATTGATGAAATATCTATGGTTAGGGCAGATATTTTAGATGCGGTTGATATTTTTCTGCAAAGAATCAGAAATACATCAGAACCATTTGGAGGTATTCGTATGATATTCTTTGGAGATTTATTTCAACTTCCTCCTGTAATATTAAATAATGAACGTGAAAAATTCTTACAAAAATACAAGACTCCTTATTTTTTCTCTGCTCATTCATTTATTCAAAAGGATTTATTCACTTCACCATTTATCCAAAAAACATTAGAACTCAAAACCATTTATCGTCAAAAAGACCTTTTATTTATAGATATTCTCAATGCTGTTAGAGAAAACAAAACCAATGATTCTCATTTGAGTCTTTTAAATCAACAAGTTAAAACTTCTATTGAAGATGAAAATAGTAATTTTCAAATCAGTCTAGTACCAACAAACGCAATAGCAAATAGTATAAATTTTCAAAAACTACAAACTCTTAACACATCTGAAATTAGTTTTTTTGCTCATCATACTGGCAATATTGAAAACCTTAAACCTAATGACTTTGAAGTGAAATTAAAGATTGGAGCTCAAGTAATGTTTCTAAATAACGACCCGAAAAAAAGATGGATGAACGGAACAATAGGTAATGTAACAAATATTGCTTCTACAATAGATGAAGAAACTAATGAAAATTATCAATTTGTTGAAGTAGAACTGGAAAATGGAAACATAACTGAGGTTTTACCCTTTACTTGGGAAATATCAAAGTATAGATTTAAACGAGGTCGATTTGTTCGTGAAGAAATTGGAACATTTACTCAGATTCCTATAAAATTAGCTTGGGCTATTACAATACACAAAAGTCAGGGAAAAACGTTTAACAAAGTAAAAATTGACCTTGGTACAGGAAGTTTTGCTCACGGGCAAACTTATGTAGCTTTAAGTAGGTGCAAAACTCTTTCTAATATTACACTAACAAGACCTATTTTGAAATCAGATATTATAATTGATGAACCTGTTATTGAATTTATAAAAAACTAA
- a CDS encoding RNA polymerase sigma factor → MIKNKAETFESFKRGNTLAFCEVYTKYYNKLYRYGMFFCNDSSLVEDVIQEFFVKTLKNPEKLNHVLNIEVYMFRSIKLNVISEKQKNNRRGVIRKLSVDQENYEISREKSIIEEETSSLKKEWMVQQIKNLPPYLKEIIYLRYYEGFSYEKISQITSLNKQVARNYVSRAIQKIRSKIEKGKTFLFTIIFGFSPLKKFR, encoded by the coding sequence ATGATAAAAAATAAAGCCGAAACCTTTGAATCTTTCAAAAGAGGAAATACACTAGCCTTCTGTGAGGTTTACACAAAGTATTATAATAAACTCTACCGCTATGGAATGTTTTTTTGTAATGATTCAAGTCTTGTTGAAGATGTAATTCAAGAGTTTTTTGTGAAAACACTTAAAAATCCGGAAAAACTTAATCATGTTCTTAATATAGAGGTTTATATGTTTCGGTCAATCAAGTTAAATGTGATATCAGAAAAACAAAAAAATAATCGTAGAGGGGTTATTCGGAAACTTTCAGTTGATCAAGAAAACTACGAAATATCGAGAGAGAAAAGTATCATTGAAGAAGAAACATCCTCTTTAAAAAAGGAATGGATGGTGCAGCAAATTAAAAATCTTCCTCCCTATCTAAAAGAAATTATTTACCTGAGATATTATGAAGGATTTAGTTACGAAAAAATATCACAAATAACGTCATTAAATAAGCAGGTAGCTAGAAATTATGTATCCAGAGCAATTCAGAAAATCCGTTCTAAAATTGAAAAAGGAAAAACATTTCTGTTTACCATTATATTTGGTTTTTCACCTCTTAAAAAATTCCGATAA
- a CDS encoding FecR family protein, giving the protein MSYFEIYKEMDFEELVENPEFQSWVYTPSSSNNDFWKGFLKKYPEKQAIVDEAKMFLLSGKSYFEQYDKTHEEIQLELTDIFELANKKLPLSLRSKRKVLFNKRNQHLAIAASFAVLFFLGYFFYKSSYEFNKNYTTDYAEWQTVKLPDASVVELNANSTLKLSKDWKDRDTRKVWLEGEAFFDVEKNLTTHSKFQVIVNDLTIEVLGTEFNVQSRGDLTKVFLKEGKIKLLMNNKEEYLYPGDFITYSSKKQTIISRNKVPQESYTSWRTGTLQMNDTVDKIFKEIENIYGVNIELEDENLYNETRKIGIPMKNLDIVIPILEISLDVEIIKDKNKLIVRQNN; this is encoded by the coding sequence ATGAGCTATTTTGAAATATATAAAGAAATGGATTTTGAAGAATTAGTAGAAAATCCTGAATTTCAGAGTTGGGTGTATACTCCTTCTTCATCAAATAATGATTTTTGGAAAGGATTTTTAAAAAAATACCCAGAAAAACAAGCGATAGTAGATGAAGCAAAAATGTTTTTACTTTCTGGAAAATCCTATTTTGAACAATACGATAAAACTCATGAAGAAATACAACTAGAACTCACCGATATATTTGAATTAGCTAACAAGAAACTTCCTCTGTCATTAAGATCAAAAAGAAAGGTTTTATTCAATAAAAGAAATCAACATCTTGCAATTGCAGCCTCATTTGCAGTACTGTTTTTTTTAGGATATTTTTTCTATAAGTCAAGTTATGAATTTAATAAAAACTACACCACCGACTATGCAGAATGGCAAACTGTTAAACTGCCGGATGCTTCCGTTGTAGAATTAAATGCAAATTCAACATTAAAGTTATCAAAAGACTGGAAAGATCGAGATACTCGTAAGGTTTGGTTGGAAGGGGAAGCATTTTTTGATGTAGAAAAGAACCTTACAACACATAGTAAATTTCAGGTTATTGTTAATGATCTAACTATTGAAGTTCTAGGAACAGAATTTAATGTTCAATCCAGAGGGGATCTTACCAAAGTTTTTTTAAAAGAAGGAAAAATAAAACTCTTAATGAATAATAAGGAAGAATATCTCTATCCAGGAGATTTTATTACATATTCTTCTAAAAAACAAACAATTATTAGCCGTAATAAAGTTCCTCAAGAATCATATACTTCCTGGAGAACAGGAACACTACAAATGAACGATACTGTAGATAAAATTTTTAAAGAAATAGAAAATATCTACGGTGTAAATATAGAATTAGAAGACGAAAACTTATACAATGAGACTCGTAAAATTGGGATTCCTATGAAAAACTTAGATATAGTGATTCCTATTCTTGAAATTTCACTTGATGTTGAAATAATAAAAGATAAGAACAAACTAATTGTCAGACAAAACAATTAA